A portion of the Cyanobium sp. PCC 7001 genome contains these proteins:
- a CDS encoding YqjD family protein, with the protein MTSTPPQDQNPEAQAAEQEQHHDTFRERFDALLPTIQREWPQVARQTLEATRGSFDEVAEVIASQTGRTVTLVKHQLVELLDVAGAQTSRIADRLTPLEKQLEGVLDDLNATLRPRIEKPVRERPLMAIGIAAGVGVLVGMLLSSGRRSA; encoded by the coding sequence ATGACGAGCACCCCGCCCCAGGACCAGAACCCCGAAGCGCAGGCTGCCGAGCAGGAGCAGCACCACGACACGTTCCGTGAACGCTTCGACGCCCTCCTGCCCACGATCCAGCGGGAGTGGCCCCAGGTGGCCCGCCAGACCCTGGAGGCCACGCGCGGCAGCTTCGATGAGGTGGCCGAGGTGATCGCCTCCCAGACCGGCCGCACCGTGACCCTGGTGAAGCACCAGCTGGTGGAACTGCTCGATGTGGCCGGCGCCCAGACCAGCCGCATCGCCGACCGGCTGACTCCCCTGGAGAAGCAGCTCGAGGGGGTGCTCGATGACCTCAATGCCACCCTGCGGCCCCGGATCGAGAAGCCGGTGCGGGAGCGTCCGCTGATGGCGATCGGCATCGCCGCCGGCGTGGGCGTGCTGGTGGGCATGCTGCTGTCCTCCGGTCGGCGCTCGGCATGA
- a CDS encoding phage holin family protein, which yields MSQERRERGGKARDAMGRVGALLSSVMDLHVRIALQEADHEKRRLISGALLLSGGLTMMLLALIAAEVALLLWLREGFSLSWIHSTLAVASLNVVVAGVFLRIGGGLLKGPYLPQTTAGLTKTTRALLGR from the coding sequence ATGAGCCAGGAGCGGCGCGAGCGTGGCGGCAAGGCCCGCGACGCGATGGGGCGGGTCGGCGCCCTGCTGAGTTCGGTGATGGACCTGCACGTGCGCATCGCGCTGCAGGAGGCCGACCACGAGAAACGGCGGCTGATCAGTGGCGCCCTGCTGCTCAGCGGCGGGCTCACCATGATGCTGCTGGCCCTGATCGCGGCGGAGGTGGCCCTGCTGCTGTGGCTGCGGGAAGGGTTCAGCCTCAGCTGGATTCACAGCACCCTGGCGGTGGCCAGCCTCAATGTGGTGGTGGCGGGGGTGTTCCTGCGCATCGGCGGCGGCCTGCTGAAGGGGCCCTACCTGCCCCAGACCACTGCCGGCCTGACCAAGACCACCCGCGCCCTGCTGGGCCGCTGA
- a CDS encoding class I SAM-dependent RNA methyltransferase, whose protein sequence is MGITEPQGGTIHGIAVVPPGLEQPAAQELADLGCGGVAPLRRAVRFDTDLGGLYRLHLQARLPFRLLRQLASFPCRGRDDLYSGVQQALDWATWLPPSATFRVDVSGTAPGLNHSHYSALQVKNAVVDLQRQRWGQRSSIDLDSPDLSLHLHLGGGLASLSVDGSGSSLHRRGYRAAMGLAPLKENLAAGLIALTGWGGRVPLADPLCGSGTLLIEAARAALGRAPGLGPDGPRPFALQRWPDFQPDLWQQQVEAAAALARDRLPDGQPLAPVLGMEQDPAVLGQARCNAEAAGVAGWIQLRGGDCRDFVPPEQPGVLVCNPPYGERLGEAEALESLYADLGRMVKERCSGWSLWLLSGNPELTGALRMKASRRIPVSNGGIDCRWLHYAIR, encoded by the coding sequence GTGGGCATCACCGAACCGCAGGGGGGAACCATCCACGGCATCGCCGTGGTGCCGCCCGGGTTGGAGCAGCCGGCGGCCCAGGAGCTTGCCGACCTCGGCTGTGGGGGCGTGGCCCCGCTGCGGCGGGCGGTGCGGTTCGACACCGACCTGGGCGGCCTCTACCGGCTGCACCTGCAGGCCCGGCTGCCGTTCCGGCTGCTGCGTCAGCTGGCCAGCTTTCCCTGCCGCGGCCGCGACGACCTCTACAGCGGCGTGCAGCAGGCCCTGGACTGGGCCACCTGGCTGCCACCCAGCGCCACCTTCCGCGTGGATGTGAGCGGCACCGCCCCCGGGCTGAACCACAGCCACTACAGCGCCCTGCAGGTGAAGAACGCGGTGGTGGACCTGCAGCGCCAGCGGTGGGGCCAGCGCTCCTCGATCGACCTCGACAGCCCGGACCTCAGCCTGCATCTGCACCTGGGCGGCGGCCTGGCCAGCCTCAGCGTGGACGGCAGCGGCAGCAGCCTGCACCGCCGCGGCTATCGCGCCGCCATGGGTCTGGCGCCCCTGAAGGAAAACCTCGCCGCCGGCCTGATCGCCCTCACCGGCTGGGGCGGCCGCGTGCCCCTGGCCGATCCCCTCTGCGGCAGCGGCACCCTGCTGATCGAAGCAGCCCGCGCCGCCCTCGGCCGGGCGCCGGGTCTCGGCCCAGACGGGCCCAGGCCGTTCGCCCTGCAGCGCTGGCCTGACTTCCAGCCCGACCTCTGGCAGCAGCAGGTGGAGGCCGCCGCGGCCCTGGCCCGCGATCGGCTGCCGGACGGCCAGCCCCTGGCCCCCGTGCTGGGCATGGAGCAGGATCCGGCCGTGCTGGGCCAGGCCCGCTGCAATGCCGAGGCCGCCGGCGTGGCCGGCTGGATCCAGCTGCGCGGCGGGGACTGCCGCGATTTCGTGCCGCCGGAGCAGCCCGGCGTGCTGGTGTGCAATCCGCCCTACGGCGAGCGGCTGGGCGAGGCCGAGGCGCTGGAGAGCCTGTACGCCGATCTGGGCCGGATGGTGAAGGAGCGCTGCAGCGGCTGGAGCCTGTGGCTGCTCAGCGGCAACCCGGAGCTCACCGGCGCCCTGCGCATGAAGGCCAGCCGGCGCATCCCGGTGAGCAACGGCGGCATCGACTGCCGCTGGCTGCACTACGCGATCCGTTAA
- a CDS encoding tyrosine-type recombinase/integrase codes for MLDPAIAEDAVADLRDLVEAGTLAPRSFNRRLTAWSALWRWASEANRSGVTGIARNVWPRRALLHAPKVARALTEPELAAVTGTVAVAAAAGDCTARRDLVKLRASFLLGVCVSELRSLRWGDVEPVEGGGLVSIRNGKGGKARTIRVSMDTVALLESLGRGDADAWLFLNPAGTAPLSRQAIADRFSRWGKKAGVHLHPHRLRHSHATSAIRAGCDAFVLSATLGHASTATTAHYVASNPAESSSLRLG; via the coding sequence ATGCTCGACCCTGCCATCGCTGAGGATGCGGTCGCTGATCTCCGTGATCTGGTGGAGGCCGGCACGCTGGCGCCAAGATCGTTCAACCGTCGCCTTACGGCATGGTCGGCGTTGTGGAGGTGGGCATCGGAGGCGAACCGCTCCGGTGTCACCGGCATCGCCCGCAACGTCTGGCCCAGGCGTGCGCTGCTCCATGCGCCCAAGGTCGCGCGGGCACTGACTGAGCCGGAGCTGGCTGCCGTCACCGGCACCGTGGCCGTTGCTGCTGCCGCTGGTGATTGCACTGCCCGGCGTGATCTGGTGAAGCTCAGAGCTAGTTTCCTGCTGGGCGTGTGCGTCTCTGAGCTGCGCTCACTCCGCTGGGGTGATGTGGAGCCGGTCGAGGGTGGCGGCCTCGTGAGCATCCGCAACGGCAAGGGCGGCAAGGCCCGCACCATCCGTGTGAGCATGGACACTGTCGCGCTGCTGGAGAGCCTGGGCCGTGGTGATGCCGACGCCTGGCTGTTCCTGAATCCAGCGGGCACCGCACCGCTCAGCCGCCAGGCCATCGCGGACCGGTTCAGCCGCTGGGGCAAGAAGGCCGGGGTCCACCTCCACCCGCACCGATTGCGGCACAGCCATGCCACCTCGGCTATTCGCGCCGGGTGTGATGCTTTCGTGCTGAGCGCCACCCTGGGGCACGCCAGCACAGCCACTACCGCGCACTACGTCGCCAGCAACCCTGCGGAAAGTTCTTCACTGAGGCTTGGCTGA
- a CDS encoding DUF1254 domain-containing protein: MAQVSPQTLKSISIPNKVATPIGPLDFFDGVPSKATAEAVYDNLDRMRGTEVFLDNIGAVSMYAVRTGLADAGAKGANKIALFPQLLDSQTLVVTANTSTLYAYTFTDLAQDGPTVIEIPPGMLGFLDDAWQRFVGNMGVTGPDKGQGGKYLVLPPGYTGAVPEGYFLLKPPTNRNFLFLRGSIKGGLKPAVENITSKLRVYPLKDAAKPAPTEFVDMSGKAFNTVFPSNFSYFENLNAIIQDEPIDAISPEVRGAIAAIGIVKGQPFKPDARMKKLLTEAATLGNATSRAITYHPRFAGVKIYPDDPKSVWSTAFANKNTSFEADGAMGLDARVLYYFNAGGVTPAMAASRAGEGSDYALAVLDANQQAFDGAKTYKLRLPPNVPVNDFWAVTLYDTQTRSQLQTSQKFPTVGSQTEGMKKNADGSYDVYFAPKAPKGKEGNWLQTVPGKSWFTILRMYGPLEPWINKTWRPSEIELVQ, translated from the coding sequence TTGGCACAGGTATCACCACAAACCCTGAAGTCGATCTCGATACCGAACAAGGTCGCGACGCCGATCGGACCCCTCGATTTCTTCGACGGGGTGCCGTCCAAGGCGACTGCCGAAGCGGTCTACGACAACCTCGATCGAATGCGCGGCACGGAGGTGTTTCTGGACAACATAGGCGCGGTGTCGATGTACGCAGTGCGTACCGGCCTGGCAGATGCCGGGGCCAAGGGGGCCAACAAGATCGCCCTGTTCCCGCAGTTGCTGGATTCGCAGACGCTGGTGGTCACGGCCAACACCTCCACGCTGTACGCCTACACCTTCACCGATCTGGCGCAGGACGGCCCGACGGTGATCGAGATCCCGCCCGGGATGCTCGGTTTTCTCGACGACGCCTGGCAACGCTTTGTCGGCAACATGGGCGTTACCGGGCCTGACAAGGGCCAGGGCGGCAAGTACCTGGTCCTGCCGCCGGGCTACACCGGAGCGGTCCCCGAGGGCTACTTCCTGCTCAAGCCGCCGACGAACCGGAACTTCCTCTTCCTGCGAGGCTCAATCAAGGGCGGACTGAAACCTGCTGTCGAAAACATCACGTCGAAGCTGCGCGTCTATCCGCTGAAGGATGCGGCCAAGCCGGCGCCGACTGAGTTCGTTGATATGTCCGGCAAGGCCTTCAACACCGTCTTCCCCAGCAACTTCAGCTACTTCGAGAACCTGAACGCGATCATCCAGGACGAACCGATCGACGCCATCAGCCCCGAGGTGCGCGGTGCGATCGCCGCCATCGGCATCGTCAAAGGCCAGCCGTTCAAGCCCGATGCGCGAATGAAGAAGCTGCTGACGGAGGCCGCCACGCTTGGCAACGCCACGTCGCGGGCCATCACCTACCACCCGCGATTTGCCGGGGTGAAGATCTATCCGGACGACCCCAAAAGCGTCTGGTCCACGGCCTTCGCCAACAAGAACACCAGTTTCGAAGCCGATGGGGCGATGGGCCTGGACGCGCGCGTGCTCTACTACTTCAACGCCGGCGGCGTGACCCCGGCCATGGCCGCCAGCCGCGCCGGCGAAGGGTCGGACTACGCCTTGGCCGTACTCGATGCGAACCAACAGGCCTTCGACGGCGCGAAGACCTACAAACTGCGTCTGCCGCCGAACGTGCCGGTGAACGACTTCTGGGCCGTCACGCTGTACGACACGCAGACACGTTCGCAGCTCCAGACCAGCCAGAAGTTCCCGACGGTCGGCAGCCAGACCGAAGGCATGAAGAAGAACGCCGACGGTTCGTACGACGTCTACTTCGCGCCGAAGGCACCGAAGGGCAAGGAAGGCAACTGGCTACAGACGGTGCCAGGTAAGAGCTGGTTCACCATCCTGCGTATGTACGGGCCACTGGAGCCGTGGATCAACAAGACATGGCGGCCAAGCGAGATTGAACTTGTGCAATGA
- a CDS encoding DUF1254 domain-containing protein: MVATTSWGKPFDPSVQAAMPDLGITEVKAIAEKGFIYGLPIVMNYAVMYEYAIDKVGSQFKAPFNQIKNEPRVYTYKDTAVITPNSDTPYSFVWLDLRAEPMVLTVPAVEKDRYYAVQLTDGNTYNYGYIGSRSTGNAQGSYMVVGPDWKGNKPAGIKKVFTSSTPFSVAIYRTQLFDPADMPNVIKVQDSYKAEPLSSFLKQPAPAAAPTIDFSPATTAGIKENFWSYLHAALEYVPETDVDKDIRAKLTTIGIGPKKTIDLKDLSPEHQKAIVQGMKAGDEKISTFLASGLTDINGWQVGSLPGDEAHYNGDWLKRAGTAKAGLYGNSAVEAVYPLTRVDGDGKKLDGSKNNYTITFPAGQYPPVNAFWSVTMYDGKTQYLIKNPINRYLINSPMIPNMKKGKDGSLTLYVQKDSPGEGKELNWLPAPDGPIYLVMRLYWPKTEAPSILPPGAGTWKPPGIVKAN, translated from the coding sequence GTGGTAGCCACCACCAGCTGGGGCAAGCCCTTCGACCCTTCCGTACAAGCCGCCATGCCCGACCTCGGCATTACGGAAGTGAAGGCCATCGCCGAGAAGGGCTTCATCTACGGCCTGCCCATCGTGATGAACTACGCCGTGATGTATGAATATGCCATTGACAAGGTAGGCAGCCAGTTCAAGGCCCCGTTCAATCAGATCAAGAACGAGCCGAGGGTCTACACCTACAAGGACACTGCGGTGATCACACCGAATAGCGACACCCCCTATTCTTTCGTCTGGCTGGACCTCCGCGCCGAACCGATGGTCCTGACCGTGCCAGCGGTAGAAAAAGATCGCTACTACGCCGTCCAGCTGACCGACGGCAACACCTACAACTACGGCTACATCGGCAGCCGCTCCACCGGCAATGCTCAGGGCAGCTACATGGTTGTCGGACCCGATTGGAAAGGGAATAAGCCGGCAGGAATCAAAAAAGTCTTCACTTCCAGTACACCCTTCTCCGTCGCCATTTATCGGACCCAACTCTTCGACCCGGCAGACATGCCGAATGTGATCAAGGTCCAGGATAGCTACAAGGCGGAACCGCTTTCCTCCTTCCTCAAACAACCTGCACCTGCCGCCGCTCCGACGATCGACTTCAGTCCGGCTACCACCGCAGGAATCAAAGAGAATTTCTGGAGCTACCTCCACGCGGCGCTTGAATATGTTCCGGAAACGGACGTGGACAAAGACATCCGCGCAAAGCTCACGACCATCGGCATCGGCCCGAAGAAGACCATCGACTTGAAGGACCTTTCGCCAGAGCACCAGAAAGCCATCGTCCAAGGCATGAAGGCTGGTGATGAAAAAATCAGCACCTTCCTGGCCTCGGGTCTGACCGACATCAATGGCTGGCAAGTTGGATCCCTTCCGGGAGACGAAGCTCACTACAACGGCGACTGGCTCAAGAGAGCCGGCACCGCCAAGGCAGGTCTGTATGGCAACAGCGCCGTCGAGGCAGTTTATCCGCTGACCCGCGTGGACGGCGATGGCAAGAAACTCGATGGCAGCAAGAACAATTACACCATTACATTCCCTGCGGGTCAATACCCTCCGGTGAATGCCTTCTGGTCAGTCACCATGTATGACGGCAAGACCCAGTATCTGATCAAGAATCCGATCAACCGCTACCTCATCAATTCGCCGATGATTCCCAACATGAAGAAGGGGAAAGACGGATCTCTCACCCTTTACGTCCAGAAGGATTCGCCCGGCGAGGGCAAGGAGTTGAACTGGCTCCCTGCGCCAGACGGTCCGATCTATCTCGTGATGCGCCTCTACTGGCCGAAGACCGAGGCGCCATCGATCTTGCCACCCGGTGCAGGCACATGGAAGCCACCGGGCATCGTGAAGGCAAATTAA
- a CDS encoding AAA family ATPase, whose product MAATLADDQNEIDAHYAELYRLSVSRDRAQERVLILWAEQHGYQLSHGTNQKGNRGRVIGKAKAGAGLRQQLPGFGLDRDLHLLVADGAGGKTTAAAELVTVYSARDCGFLDHEAPRNDPEDDPRTTALVIAPDGEGSAYSMWESYLEDAQAVERGAQVEIWAQDDDTGERAWNVTLQGLDRLATRLAKGDLCVVVIDTANAVLRGAGINTGVGPIDAYLRLLKQIVCRHCALWLLHHTTRAGTPDIKGIGGHPAFQEVPSVIHMIQARQQADGTQLRLWHVLKLRGSGYRRFAYELRGGRLCVTEGYVFENCVEQVLVALHKQILAKAGTTPGELTRATGRPAQSVYNALNTLRGAKAIRRKGTGYRLTPSGSAWLEALSLCSPLSPDAHVGKSDSQTPFMTKDLRNCA is encoded by the coding sequence ATGGCAGCCACGCTGGCCGATGACCAGAACGAGATCGACGCCCACTACGCCGAGCTTTACCGCCTTAGCGTAAGTCGTGATCGCGCCCAAGAGCGCGTTCTCATTCTGTGGGCCGAGCAGCACGGCTACCAGCTCAGTCACGGCACCAATCAGAAAGGAAACCGTGGCCGAGTGATCGGGAAGGCCAAGGCTGGCGCTGGCCTACGCCAGCAGCTCCCCGGCTTTGGCCTGGATCGTGATCTGCACCTGCTGGTGGCCGATGGTGCCGGTGGCAAAACCACTGCCGCCGCTGAACTTGTCACGGTCTACAGCGCCAGGGATTGTGGATTCCTGGACCACGAGGCCCCGCGAAACGATCCGGAAGACGATCCCCGCACCACCGCACTGGTGATAGCCCCAGACGGTGAAGGGTCGGCCTACAGCATGTGGGAGAGCTACCTCGAAGACGCCCAGGCGGTAGAGCGTGGCGCCCAAGTTGAGATCTGGGCGCAGGATGATGACACTGGCGAACGTGCCTGGAACGTCACTCTCCAGGGCCTCGATCGGCTGGCCACCCGGTTGGCCAAGGGGGACCTGTGCGTGGTGGTGATCGACACCGCTAACGCGGTTCTCCGTGGCGCTGGGATCAACACCGGCGTGGGACCGATTGACGCCTACCTGCGACTCCTGAAGCAGATAGTTTGCCGCCATTGCGCCTTGTGGCTCCTCCACCACACCACCCGAGCCGGGACGCCGGACATCAAGGGCATCGGCGGGCATCCGGCCTTTCAGGAGGTGCCGAGTGTGATACACATGATCCAGGCGAGGCAGCAGGCCGACGGCACCCAGCTCCGGCTGTGGCACGTCCTGAAACTGCGCGGCTCCGGCTACCGCCGGTTCGCCTATGAACTGCGCGGCGGGCGCCTGTGCGTTACGGAGGGCTACGTGTTCGAGAACTGCGTCGAGCAGGTGCTCGTGGCGCTGCACAAGCAGATCCTGGCGAAGGCTGGAACCACGCCGGGCGAGCTGACCCGTGCCACCGGCCGACCAGCGCAGTCGGTCTACAACGCCCTGAACACACTCCGGGGTGCAAAGGCTATACGGCGAAAGGGCACTGGCTACCGGCTCACACCATCCGGCTCGGCCTGGCTCGAGGCGCTAAGCCTCTGCTCCCCCCTATCTCCAGACGCCCATGTCGGTAAATCAGACAGCCAAACGCCCTTCATGACAAAGGATTTGAGAAATTGCGCGTGA
- a CDS encoding site-specific integrase, protein MVREGRQGWTVSEDKGRVRLKVRGRDVPSQSAALPFDWAPDQVADALLLINRTYAAWKAGGLTLQAALREALGASDKQSHRVLKSWPAIVESFRESLQQGRNQILDKTWQANYEPYLFEALRLLRQPAPPADGYELLKRTLERWKGKPASRFACCLALRNFMDHAVARHSMSPSWRIDQTSIQELRGRPPEKRTKATLTDTELLELISAIETRNPRWANVLRLLTQYGLRPCELQCITPRHTDSGVVGLWCSYRKVSGPNKTEPRWLQPLPLENADGELMTWELAEAMDAGRLPWPVGQDGLERKLDGHYVQQFLARQPEWKALQEKYARKGLWLRAYSFRDTYSVRAHRMSVETAQICRAMGHGLQAHSRAYETATDRTTAAAFSALKR, encoded by the coding sequence ATGGTCCGCGAAGGTCGTCAGGGCTGGACCGTCAGCGAGGACAAAGGGCGCGTACGGCTCAAGGTGCGCGGCCGAGACGTACCCAGCCAATCGGCTGCACTCCCGTTTGATTGGGCCCCGGATCAAGTTGCCGATGCCCTGCTGCTGATCAACCGCACCTATGCGGCATGGAAGGCTGGCGGGCTGACCCTCCAAGCCGCTTTGAGAGAGGCCCTGGGGGCCAGCGACAAGCAATCCCACCGTGTGCTGAAGAGCTGGCCAGCCATCGTGGAATCGTTCCGGGAGTCGCTCCAACAAGGCCGCAACCAGATCCTCGACAAAACCTGGCAGGCGAACTACGAGCCCTATCTGTTCGAGGCCCTGCGGCTCCTAAGGCAGCCCGCTCCACCGGCCGATGGCTACGAGCTGCTTAAAAGGACCCTGGAGCGGTGGAAAGGCAAGCCAGCAAGCCGCTTCGCCTGCTGCCTGGCGCTGCGGAACTTCATGGATCATGCGGTGGCGCGGCACAGCATGTCCCCGAGCTGGCGCATTGATCAAACGTCGATCCAGGAGCTGCGAGGCCGACCTCCAGAGAAGCGGACCAAGGCCACCCTCACCGACACCGAGCTTCTGGAGCTGATCTCAGCCATCGAGACCCGCAATCCGCGATGGGCAAACGTCCTGCGACTGCTGACGCAATACGGCTTACGTCCGTGTGAGCTGCAGTGCATCACGCCTCGACACACCGACAGCGGAGTGGTGGGTCTGTGGTGCTCCTACCGCAAGGTGTCCGGTCCAAACAAAACTGAACCACGCTGGCTTCAGCCTCTGCCTCTCGAGAACGCGGACGGGGAACTGATGACTTGGGAGCTGGCCGAAGCAATGGACGCAGGGCGGCTGCCTTGGCCCGTGGGCCAGGACGGCTTGGAGCGGAAGCTTGATGGCCACTACGTCCAGCAATTTCTCGCGCGCCAGCCGGAGTGGAAGGCACTGCAGGAGAAATACGCCAGGAAGGGCCTATGGCTTCGAGCGTACAGCTTCCGTGACACCTACAGCGTGCGGGCGCACCGTATGAGTGTCGAAACGGCACAGATATGCAGGGCTATGGGTCATGGGCTGCAAGCACATAGCAGGGCATACGAAACCGCCACGGACAGAACTACGGCCGCAGCTTTCTCCGCTTTAAAGCGATGA
- a CDS encoding arylsulfatase codes for MTQQKPNIVVIFGDDIGWFNTSAYNHGMMGYQTPNIDRIAREGIMFTDAYGQQSCTAGRAAFITGQSPKRTGLLKIGMPGDPIGLQKEDPTIAELLKPHGYATGQFGKNHLGDLDEFLPTQHGFDEFFGNLYHLNAEEEPENPDYPKDPEFRRKYGPRGVLKSTAGGAVEDTGPLNRKRMETVDEEFLGATLDFIERQHKAETPFFCWFNTTRMHIFTHLKPESAGKTGKGIYADGMVEHDGHIGQLLAELDELGIADNTIVIYTTDNGAEKFSWPDGGTSPFKGEKATTWEGGVRVPLMIRWPGQIQAGWVSNEIISLEDLLPTLLAAVGEPDIKEKLLAGHTAGDNSFRVHLDGYNFLPYLKKEVSEGPRKTFFYFVDDGTLGAVRYLDYKFHFSTQVHHGMSAWIFGQEPRKAPLFINLRADPFEEAPEQSSYYDDWLVRRMFAMVPLKDLVSNFMATFKEYPPRQEAGSFTPRQ; via the coding sequence GTGACCCAGCAGAAGCCCAACATCGTCGTCATTTTTGGCGATGACATCGGATGGTTTAACACCAGTGCATACAACCACGGGATGATGGGATATCAAACGCCAAACATTGACAGAATAGCCCGCGAAGGCATCATGTTCACCGATGCCTATGGACAACAGAGCTGCACGGCTGGTCGCGCAGCCTTCATCACGGGTCAATCTCCCAAGCGGACAGGACTGCTCAAGATTGGCATGCCTGGCGATCCCATTGGATTGCAAAAAGAAGATCCAACAATTGCCGAGCTCCTCAAACCCCATGGGTACGCGACTGGCCAGTTCGGCAAGAATCACCTTGGGGATCTGGATGAATTTCTACCCACGCAGCATGGGTTTGACGAGTTCTTTGGGAATCTCTATCACCTGAATGCAGAAGAAGAGCCAGAAAATCCTGATTACCCCAAGGATCCCGAGTTCCGTCGGAAGTACGGGCCACGCGGTGTGCTGAAGTCGACGGCTGGGGGGGCCGTGGAGGACACGGGGCCCTTGAACCGTAAGCGCATGGAGACGGTCGACGAGGAGTTCCTGGGCGCAACGCTTGACTTCATCGAGCGTCAGCACAAGGCGGAAACACCTTTCTTCTGCTGGTTCAACACAACAAGAATGCATATCTTTACCCACTTGAAGCCAGAGTCGGCAGGGAAGACCGGGAAAGGCATTTATGCTGATGGCATGGTTGAGCATGATGGACACATCGGGCAGCTGCTGGCAGAACTGGATGAACTCGGGATAGCCGACAATACAATCGTGATCTACACGACAGACAACGGCGCCGAAAAGTTCTCCTGGCCCGATGGCGGAACGTCTCCCTTCAAGGGAGAGAAGGCAACCACCTGGGAGGGTGGCGTGCGGGTGCCTCTGATGATCCGGTGGCCTGGACAGATCCAGGCTGGTTGGGTGTCGAATGAAATCATCTCTCTGGAAGACCTGCTGCCTACGCTGCTGGCCGCAGTCGGTGAGCCTGACATCAAGGAGAAGTTACTCGCGGGCCACACGGCAGGTGACAACTCTTTCAGGGTACATCTTGACGGCTACAACTTTCTCCCCTACTTGAAGAAAGAAGTCTCCGAAGGACCGCGCAAGACATTTTTCTACTTTGTCGACGATGGAACCCTTGGAGCCGTACGCTATCTGGACTACAAGTTTCACTTCAGCACCCAAGTCCATCACGGGATGAGTGCATGGATTTTTGGGCAGGAGCCAAGGAAGGCTCCGCTGTTCATCAACTTGCGAGCCGACCCCTTCGAGGAGGCTCCCGAACAATCATCCTATTATGACGACTGGCTGGTTCGTCGGATGTTTGCAATGGTTCCGCTCAAGGACCTGGTCAGCAACTTCATGGCCACGTTCAAGGAGTATCCGCCTCGGCAGGAAGCAGGTTCCTTCACACCTCGTCAGTAA
- the corA gene encoding magnesium/cobalt transporter CorA translates to MTRIDPGSLRSRPLDARPGGLPASLFVHGGRAPTQLSALVFLPTGMQARDALQLEDLPGLLADRRPLWIRLQGMADPALIRAVLGRLGVPPAFHAPLLEVPQRPRVDSLGDVVLAILHRLSCSETTERLVGEQVGLLLLPNLLISIEEVPKPRSFPELTQWLASLDPPPTREDLDDILHFLIDEVLDDLFPLLEKLADRLEALEEEALRHPTPRLLNRAYDVRGSLRDIRGQVWPLRHQIMVLLRQTQRLLGPEALHGFQDMEQRVGLIFEGCELLRRQCDSVTDAYMASISNRMNQVMKTLAIVSSIFAPLTFIAGIYGMNFVAMPELKWAYGYALVLVAMASVALLQSYWLWRRGWFQDWTALRR, encoded by the coding sequence ATGACCCGCATCGATCCAGGCAGCCTGCGCTCCAGACCCCTGGACGCGCGTCCTGGTGGCCTTCCCGCCAGCCTGTTCGTGCACGGTGGCAGGGCGCCGACCCAGCTCTCGGCGCTCGTGTTCCTTCCCACCGGGATGCAGGCCCGGGACGCGCTCCAGCTGGAGGATCTCCCGGGCCTGCTGGCAGACAGGCGGCCGCTCTGGATCCGGCTGCAGGGCATGGCGGACCCAGCGCTCATCCGTGCCGTGCTCGGCAGGCTGGGGGTGCCGCCGGCTTTCCATGCGCCGCTGCTCGAGGTGCCCCAGCGGCCCAGGGTGGACTCCCTGGGCGATGTGGTTCTCGCCATCCTGCACCGACTCAGCTGCTCGGAGACCACCGAACGCCTGGTGGGCGAGCAGGTGGGGCTGCTGCTGCTGCCGAACCTGCTGATCAGCATCGAGGAGGTGCCGAAACCTCGCTCGTTCCCGGAACTCACCCAGTGGCTCGCCTCCCTGGATCCTCCGCCCACGCGCGAGGATCTCGACGACATCCTCCACTTCCTGATCGACGAAGTGCTGGACGATCTGTTCCCGCTGCTGGAGAAGCTGGCCGACAGGCTCGAGGCCCTGGAGGAAGAGGCCCTGCGCCATCCCACCCCGCGTCTGCTCAACCGCGCCTACGACGTGCGTGGCAGCCTGCGGGACATTCGCGGCCAGGTGTGGCCCCTGCGCCATCAGATCATGGTGCTGCTCCGGCAGACCCAGCGGTTGCTGGGGCCTGAGGCTCTGCACGGCTTTCAGGACATGGAGCAGCGGGTGGGTCTGATCTTCGAGGGCTGCGAACTGCTGCGCCGGCAGTGCGACAGCGTGACCGACGCCTACATGGCCAGCATCAGCAACCGCATGAACCAGGTGATGAAAACCCTGGCCATCGTCTCGTCCATTTTCGCGCCGCTCACATTCATCGCCGGCATCTACGGCATGAACTTCGTGGCCATGCCGGAGCTGAAGTGGGCCTATGGCTACGCCCTGGTGCTCGTGGCCATGGCCAGCGTCGCCCTGCTGCAGAGCTACTGGCTGTGGCGTCGCGGCTGGTTTCAGGACTGGACGGCACTGCGCCGTTGA